One genomic window of Salvelinus alpinus chromosome 17, SLU_Salpinus.1, whole genome shotgun sequence includes the following:
- the LOC139542144 gene encoding cyclic AMP-dependent transcription factor ATF-7-like isoform X1 produces the protein MGAWGLVLHCKLFAKMGDDRPFVCNAPGCGQRFTNEDHLAVHKHKHEMSLKFAPARTDSVIIQGTGSPNQTPTPTRFLKNCEEVGLFNELASSFAEEFRKAQEDDDKRSKNPLPAPNREVALDMSLQTPSAEAVKVKEETPVEVDSSPPGSPDSFSSMSDSSRDTMVRRGKDTPPRPALSSAPTPTIVRPGALPVRPRPGSLPLHLGFDALQPTMPSPTSVITPTPPSNRTVLGSPTGHYPMMMHLPNGLLPGPMQIPSVISLARPMHMVPNIPGIPGPPLGGGSSGSNSPSGYTTHSEARMRLKAALAQQSSGGHGMGGMAGSPMHPQRMEQSQLLVQHPDAPSPAQPQVSPAQPTGGRRRRAAEDDPDDRRQRFLERNRAAASRCRQKRKVWVNSLEKKAEELVSMNVSLANEVSLLRNEVAHLKQLLLAHKDCPVTNLQKKIAYMGEDSPMRDMSEPTGSPAPVIQHSSLPSPSPSSGPNGMGARAAAEAMAMSVLAGMGQHQQRRGERDGGRDGRDGPSSHVIMATQSHHSAR, from the exons aGGTTTACCAACGAGGACCACCTGGctgtacacaaacacaaacatgagATGAGTCTGAAGTTTGCCCCTGCCAGGACTGACTCTGTCATTATCCAAGGTACTGGTTCTCCTA ACCAGACCCCTACTCCCACTCGCTTCCTGAAGAACTGCGAGGAGGTGGGGCTGTTCAACGAGCTGGCTAGCTCCTTCGCTGAGGAGTTCAGGAAGGCCCAGGAGGATGACGACAAGCGGTCCAAGAACCCT ctcccTGCCCCGAACAGGGAGGTGGCCCTGGACATGAGCCTGCAGACGCCTTCAGCGGAAGCCGTGAAGGTGAAGGAGGAGACGCCTGTTGAGGTTGACTCCTCCCCACCAGGAAGTccagattccttttccagcaTGTCAGACAGTAGCAGGGACACCATGGTGAGAAGAggaaag GACACTCCCCCAAGGCCAGCGCTGAGTTCGGCCCCCACCCCCACAATCGTGAGGCCGGGCGCCCTCCCGGTGCGGCCCAGACCAggctctctgcctctccaccTGGGCTTCGACGCCCTGCAGCCCACCATGCCTTCACCCACCTCTGTCATCACACCCACCCCACCATCCAACCGCACCGTATTGGG CTCTCCCACAGGCCACTACCCCATGATGATGCACCTTCCCAACGGGCTCCTCCCTGGACCCATGCAGATACCCTCTGTCATATCT CTGGCCCGGCCCATGCACATGGTGCCCAACATTCCCGGCATCCCTGGTCCTCCTCTGGGAGGTGGCAGCAGCGGCTCCAACTCCCCCTCGGGGTACACCACACACTCGGAGGCCAGGATG AGGCTGAAGGCAGCGCTGGCCCAGCAGAGTTCAGGAGGTCATGGTATGGGAGGTATGGCCGGCAGCCCCATGCACCCCCAGAGGATGGAACAGAGCCAGTTACTGGTGCAGCACCCCGACGCACCCTCCCCAGCACAGCCACAG GTGTCTCCGGCTCAGCCTACTGGTGGTCGGCGGCGGCGTGCGGCGGAGGACGACCCGGACGACCGACGACAGCGTTTCCTGGAGAGGAACCGGGCGGCCGCCTCGCGCTGCCGACAGAAACGCAAAGTCTGGGTCAACTCCCTGGAGAAGAAGGCAGAGGAGCTCGTCTCCATGAACGTCTCGCTGGCG AATGAAGTGTCTCTCCTGAGGAATGAGGTGGCTCATCTCAAACAGCTACTGCTGGCTCACAAGGACTGCCCTGTCACCAATCTACAGAAGAAGATTGCCTACATGG GAGAGGATAGTCCTATGAGAGACATGTCGGAGCCCACCGGCTCCCCAGCCCCTGTCATCCAACACAGCTCCCTGCCCAGCCCCTCTCCTTCCTCGGGCCCCAACGGCATGGGTGCCCGGGCGGCTGCCGAGGCCATGGCCATGTCCGTACTGGCTGGGATGGGTCAACaccagcagaggagaggagaaagggatggagggagagacgggaGGGATGGTCCCTCCTCCCACGTCATCATGGCCACACAGTCGCACCACTCTGCCAGATGA
- the LOC139542144 gene encoding cyclic AMP-dependent transcription factor ATF-7-like isoform X4 produces the protein MGDDRPFVCNAPGCGQRFTNEDHLAVHKHKHEMSLKFAPARTDSVIIQGTGSPNQTPTPTRFLKNCEEVGLFNELASSFAEEFRKAQEDDDKRSKNPLPAPNREVALDMSLQTPSAEAVKVKEETPVEVDSSPPGSPDSFSSMSDSSRDTMVRRGKDTPPRPALSSAPTPTIVRPGALPVRPRPGSLPLHLGFDALQPTMPSPTSVITPTPPSNRTVLGSPTGHYPMMMHLPNGLLPGPMQIPSVISLARPMHMVPNIPGIPGPPLGGGSSGSNSPSGYTTHSEARMRLKAALAQQSSGGHGMGGMAGSPMHPQRMEQSQLLVQHPDAPSPAQPQVSPAQPTGGRRRRAAEDDPDDRRQRFLERNRAAASRCRQKRKVWVNSLEKKAEELVSMNVSLANEVSLLRNEVAHLKQLLLAHKDCPVTNLQKKIAYMGEDSPMRDMSEPTGSPAPVIQHSSLPSPSPSSGPNGMGARAAAEAMAMSVLAGMGQHQQRRGERDGGRDGRDGPSSHVIMATQSHHSAR, from the exons aGGTTTACCAACGAGGACCACCTGGctgtacacaaacacaaacatgagATGAGTCTGAAGTTTGCCCCTGCCAGGACTGACTCTGTCATTATCCAAGGTACTGGTTCTCCTA ACCAGACCCCTACTCCCACTCGCTTCCTGAAGAACTGCGAGGAGGTGGGGCTGTTCAACGAGCTGGCTAGCTCCTTCGCTGAGGAGTTCAGGAAGGCCCAGGAGGATGACGACAAGCGGTCCAAGAACCCT ctcccTGCCCCGAACAGGGAGGTGGCCCTGGACATGAGCCTGCAGACGCCTTCAGCGGAAGCCGTGAAGGTGAAGGAGGAGACGCCTGTTGAGGTTGACTCCTCCCCACCAGGAAGTccagattccttttccagcaTGTCAGACAGTAGCAGGGACACCATGGTGAGAAGAggaaag GACACTCCCCCAAGGCCAGCGCTGAGTTCGGCCCCCACCCCCACAATCGTGAGGCCGGGCGCCCTCCCGGTGCGGCCCAGACCAggctctctgcctctccaccTGGGCTTCGACGCCCTGCAGCCCACCATGCCTTCACCCACCTCTGTCATCACACCCACCCCACCATCCAACCGCACCGTATTGGG CTCTCCCACAGGCCACTACCCCATGATGATGCACCTTCCCAACGGGCTCCTCCCTGGACCCATGCAGATACCCTCTGTCATATCT CTGGCCCGGCCCATGCACATGGTGCCCAACATTCCCGGCATCCCTGGTCCTCCTCTGGGAGGTGGCAGCAGCGGCTCCAACTCCCCCTCGGGGTACACCACACACTCGGAGGCCAGGATG AGGCTGAAGGCAGCGCTGGCCCAGCAGAGTTCAGGAGGTCATGGTATGGGAGGTATGGCCGGCAGCCCCATGCACCCCCAGAGGATGGAACAGAGCCAGTTACTGGTGCAGCACCCCGACGCACCCTCCCCAGCACAGCCACAG GTGTCTCCGGCTCAGCCTACTGGTGGTCGGCGGCGGCGTGCGGCGGAGGACGACCCGGACGACCGACGACAGCGTTTCCTGGAGAGGAACCGGGCGGCCGCCTCGCGCTGCCGACAGAAACGCAAAGTCTGGGTCAACTCCCTGGAGAAGAAGGCAGAGGAGCTCGTCTCCATGAACGTCTCGCTGGCG AATGAAGTGTCTCTCCTGAGGAATGAGGTGGCTCATCTCAAACAGCTACTGCTGGCTCACAAGGACTGCCCTGTCACCAATCTACAGAAGAAGATTGCCTACATGG GAGAGGATAGTCCTATGAGAGACATGTCGGAGCCCACCGGCTCCCCAGCCCCTGTCATCCAACACAGCTCCCTGCCCAGCCCCTCTCCTTCCTCGGGCCCCAACGGCATGGGTGCCCGGGCGGCTGCCGAGGCCATGGCCATGTCCGTACTGGCTGGGATGGGTCAACaccagcagaggagaggagaaagggatggagggagagacgggaGGGATGGTCCCTCCTCCCACGTCATCATGGCCACACAGTCGCACCACTCTGCCAGATGA
- the LOC139542144 gene encoding cyclic AMP-dependent transcription factor ATF-7-like isoform X3, with protein sequence MGAWGLVLHCKLFAKMGDDRPFVCNAPGCGQRFTNEDHLAVHKHKHEMSLKFAPARTDSVIIQGTGSPNQTPTPTRFLKNCEEVGLFNELASSFAEEFRKAQEDDDKRSKNPLPAPNREVALDMSLQTPSAEAVKVKEETPVEVDSSPPGSPDSFSSMSDSSRDTMDTPPRPALSSAPTPTIVRPGALPVRPRPGSLPLHLGFDALQPTMPSPTSVITPTPPSNRTVLGSPTGHYPMMMHLPNGLLPGPMQIPSVISLARPMHMVPNIPGIPGPPLGGGSSGSNSPSGYTTHSEARMRLKAALAQQSSGGHGMGGMAGSPMHPQRMEQSQLLVQHPDAPSPAQPQVSPAQPTGGRRRRAAEDDPDDRRQRFLERNRAAASRCRQKRKVWVNSLEKKAEELVSMNVSLANEVSLLRNEVAHLKQLLLAHKDCPVTNLQKKIAYMGEDSPMRDMSEPTGSPAPVIQHSSLPSPSPSSGPNGMGARAAAEAMAMSVLAGMGQHQQRRGERDGGRDGRDGPSSHVIMATQSHHSAR encoded by the exons aGGTTTACCAACGAGGACCACCTGGctgtacacaaacacaaacatgagATGAGTCTGAAGTTTGCCCCTGCCAGGACTGACTCTGTCATTATCCAAGGTACTGGTTCTCCTA ACCAGACCCCTACTCCCACTCGCTTCCTGAAGAACTGCGAGGAGGTGGGGCTGTTCAACGAGCTGGCTAGCTCCTTCGCTGAGGAGTTCAGGAAGGCCCAGGAGGATGACGACAAGCGGTCCAAGAACCCT ctcccTGCCCCGAACAGGGAGGTGGCCCTGGACATGAGCCTGCAGACGCCTTCAGCGGAAGCCGTGAAGGTGAAGGAGGAGACGCCTGTTGAGGTTGACTCCTCCCCACCAGGAAGTccagattccttttccagcaTGTCAGACAGTAGCAGGGACACCATG GACACTCCCCCAAGGCCAGCGCTGAGTTCGGCCCCCACCCCCACAATCGTGAGGCCGGGCGCCCTCCCGGTGCGGCCCAGACCAggctctctgcctctccaccTGGGCTTCGACGCCCTGCAGCCCACCATGCCTTCACCCACCTCTGTCATCACACCCACCCCACCATCCAACCGCACCGTATTGGG CTCTCCCACAGGCCACTACCCCATGATGATGCACCTTCCCAACGGGCTCCTCCCTGGACCCATGCAGATACCCTCTGTCATATCT CTGGCCCGGCCCATGCACATGGTGCCCAACATTCCCGGCATCCCTGGTCCTCCTCTGGGAGGTGGCAGCAGCGGCTCCAACTCCCCCTCGGGGTACACCACACACTCGGAGGCCAGGATG AGGCTGAAGGCAGCGCTGGCCCAGCAGAGTTCAGGAGGTCATGGTATGGGAGGTATGGCCGGCAGCCCCATGCACCCCCAGAGGATGGAACAGAGCCAGTTACTGGTGCAGCACCCCGACGCACCCTCCCCAGCACAGCCACAG GTGTCTCCGGCTCAGCCTACTGGTGGTCGGCGGCGGCGTGCGGCGGAGGACGACCCGGACGACCGACGACAGCGTTTCCTGGAGAGGAACCGGGCGGCCGCCTCGCGCTGCCGACAGAAACGCAAAGTCTGGGTCAACTCCCTGGAGAAGAAGGCAGAGGAGCTCGTCTCCATGAACGTCTCGCTGGCG AATGAAGTGTCTCTCCTGAGGAATGAGGTGGCTCATCTCAAACAGCTACTGCTGGCTCACAAGGACTGCCCTGTCACCAATCTACAGAAGAAGATTGCCTACATGG GAGAGGATAGTCCTATGAGAGACATGTCGGAGCCCACCGGCTCCCCAGCCCCTGTCATCCAACACAGCTCCCTGCCCAGCCCCTCTCCTTCCTCGGGCCCCAACGGCATGGGTGCCCGGGCGGCTGCCGAGGCCATGGCCATGTCCGTACTGGCTGGGATGGGTCAACaccagcagaggagaggagaaagggatggagggagagacgggaGGGATGGTCCCTCCTCCCACGTCATCATGGCCACACAGTCGCACCACTCTGCCAGATGA
- the LOC139542144 gene encoding cyclic AMP-dependent transcription factor ATF-7-like isoform X5 — MGAWGLVLHCKLFAKMGDDRPFVCNAPGCGQRFTNEDHLAVHKHKHEMSLKFAPARTDSVIIQDQTPTPTRFLKNCEEVGLFNELASSFAEEFRKAQEDDDKRSKNPLPAPNREVALDMSLQTPSAEAVKVKEETPVEVDSSPPGSPDSFSSMSDSSRDTMDTPPRPALSSAPTPTIVRPGALPVRPRPGSLPLHLGFDALQPTMPSPTSVITPTPPSNRTVLGSPTGHYPMMMHLPNGLLPGPMQIPSVISLARPMHMVPNIPGIPGPPLGGGSSGSNSPSGYTTHSEARMRLKAALAQQSSGGHGMGGMAGSPMHPQRMEQSQLLVQHPDAPSPAQPQVSPAQPTGGRRRRAAEDDPDDRRQRFLERNRAAASRCRQKRKVWVNSLEKKAEELVSMNVSLANEVSLLRNEVAHLKQLLLAHKDCPVTNLQKKIAYMGEDSPMRDMSEPTGSPAPVIQHSSLPSPSPSSGPNGMGARAAAEAMAMSVLAGMGQHQQRRGERDGGRDGRDGPSSHVIMATQSHHSAR, encoded by the exons aGGTTTACCAACGAGGACCACCTGGctgtacacaaacacaaacatgagATGAGTCTGAAGTTTGCCCCTGCCAGGACTGACTCTGTCATTATCCAAG ACCAGACCCCTACTCCCACTCGCTTCCTGAAGAACTGCGAGGAGGTGGGGCTGTTCAACGAGCTGGCTAGCTCCTTCGCTGAGGAGTTCAGGAAGGCCCAGGAGGATGACGACAAGCGGTCCAAGAACCCT ctcccTGCCCCGAACAGGGAGGTGGCCCTGGACATGAGCCTGCAGACGCCTTCAGCGGAAGCCGTGAAGGTGAAGGAGGAGACGCCTGTTGAGGTTGACTCCTCCCCACCAGGAAGTccagattccttttccagcaTGTCAGACAGTAGCAGGGACACCATG GACACTCCCCCAAGGCCAGCGCTGAGTTCGGCCCCCACCCCCACAATCGTGAGGCCGGGCGCCCTCCCGGTGCGGCCCAGACCAggctctctgcctctccaccTGGGCTTCGACGCCCTGCAGCCCACCATGCCTTCACCCACCTCTGTCATCACACCCACCCCACCATCCAACCGCACCGTATTGGG CTCTCCCACAGGCCACTACCCCATGATGATGCACCTTCCCAACGGGCTCCTCCCTGGACCCATGCAGATACCCTCTGTCATATCT CTGGCCCGGCCCATGCACATGGTGCCCAACATTCCCGGCATCCCTGGTCCTCCTCTGGGAGGTGGCAGCAGCGGCTCCAACTCCCCCTCGGGGTACACCACACACTCGGAGGCCAGGATG AGGCTGAAGGCAGCGCTGGCCCAGCAGAGTTCAGGAGGTCATGGTATGGGAGGTATGGCCGGCAGCCCCATGCACCCCCAGAGGATGGAACAGAGCCAGTTACTGGTGCAGCACCCCGACGCACCCTCCCCAGCACAGCCACAG GTGTCTCCGGCTCAGCCTACTGGTGGTCGGCGGCGGCGTGCGGCGGAGGACGACCCGGACGACCGACGACAGCGTTTCCTGGAGAGGAACCGGGCGGCCGCCTCGCGCTGCCGACAGAAACGCAAAGTCTGGGTCAACTCCCTGGAGAAGAAGGCAGAGGAGCTCGTCTCCATGAACGTCTCGCTGGCG AATGAAGTGTCTCTCCTGAGGAATGAGGTGGCTCATCTCAAACAGCTACTGCTGGCTCACAAGGACTGCCCTGTCACCAATCTACAGAAGAAGATTGCCTACATGG GAGAGGATAGTCCTATGAGAGACATGTCGGAGCCCACCGGCTCCCCAGCCCCTGTCATCCAACACAGCTCCCTGCCCAGCCCCTCTCCTTCCTCGGGCCCCAACGGCATGGGTGCCCGGGCGGCTGCCGAGGCCATGGCCATGTCCGTACTGGCTGGGATGGGTCAACaccagcagaggagaggagaaagggatggagggagagacgggaGGGATGGTCCCTCCTCCCACGTCATCATGGCCACACAGTCGCACCACTCTGCCAGATGA
- the LOC139542144 gene encoding cyclic AMP-dependent transcription factor ATF-7-like isoform X2 encodes MFSSPFPQLHCKLFAKMGDDRPFVCNAPGCGQRFTNEDHLAVHKHKHEMSLKFAPARTDSVIIQDQTPTPTRFLKNCEEVGLFNELASSFAEEFRKAQEDDDKRSKNPLPAPNREVALDMSLQTPSAEAVKVKEETPVEVDSSPPGSPDSFSSMSDSSRDTMVRRGKDTPPRPALSSAPTPTIVRPGALPVRPRPGSLPLHLGFDALQPTMPSPTSVITPTPPSNRTVLGSPTGHYPMMMHLPNGLLPGPMQIPSVISLARPMHMVPNIPGIPGPPLGGGSSGSNSPSGYTTHSEARMRLKAALAQQSSGGHGMGGMAGSPMHPQRMEQSQLLVQHPDAPSPAQPQVSPAQPTGGRRRRAAEDDPDDRRQRFLERNRAAASRCRQKRKVWVNSLEKKAEELVSMNVSLANEVSLLRNEVAHLKQLLLAHKDCPVTNLQKKIAYMGEDSPMRDMSEPTGSPAPVIQHSSLPSPSPSSGPNGMGARAAAEAMAMSVLAGMGQHQQRRGERDGGRDGRDGPSSHVIMATQSHHSAR; translated from the exons aGGTTTACCAACGAGGACCACCTGGctgtacacaaacacaaacatgagATGAGTCTGAAGTTTGCCCCTGCCAGGACTGACTCTGTCATTATCCAAG ACCAGACCCCTACTCCCACTCGCTTCCTGAAGAACTGCGAGGAGGTGGGGCTGTTCAACGAGCTGGCTAGCTCCTTCGCTGAGGAGTTCAGGAAGGCCCAGGAGGATGACGACAAGCGGTCCAAGAACCCT ctcccTGCCCCGAACAGGGAGGTGGCCCTGGACATGAGCCTGCAGACGCCTTCAGCGGAAGCCGTGAAGGTGAAGGAGGAGACGCCTGTTGAGGTTGACTCCTCCCCACCAGGAAGTccagattccttttccagcaTGTCAGACAGTAGCAGGGACACCATGGTGAGAAGAggaaag GACACTCCCCCAAGGCCAGCGCTGAGTTCGGCCCCCACCCCCACAATCGTGAGGCCGGGCGCCCTCCCGGTGCGGCCCAGACCAggctctctgcctctccaccTGGGCTTCGACGCCCTGCAGCCCACCATGCCTTCACCCACCTCTGTCATCACACCCACCCCACCATCCAACCGCACCGTATTGGG CTCTCCCACAGGCCACTACCCCATGATGATGCACCTTCCCAACGGGCTCCTCCCTGGACCCATGCAGATACCCTCTGTCATATCT CTGGCCCGGCCCATGCACATGGTGCCCAACATTCCCGGCATCCCTGGTCCTCCTCTGGGAGGTGGCAGCAGCGGCTCCAACTCCCCCTCGGGGTACACCACACACTCGGAGGCCAGGATG AGGCTGAAGGCAGCGCTGGCCCAGCAGAGTTCAGGAGGTCATGGTATGGGAGGTATGGCCGGCAGCCCCATGCACCCCCAGAGGATGGAACAGAGCCAGTTACTGGTGCAGCACCCCGACGCACCCTCCCCAGCACAGCCACAG GTGTCTCCGGCTCAGCCTACTGGTGGTCGGCGGCGGCGTGCGGCGGAGGACGACCCGGACGACCGACGACAGCGTTTCCTGGAGAGGAACCGGGCGGCCGCCTCGCGCTGCCGACAGAAACGCAAAGTCTGGGTCAACTCCCTGGAGAAGAAGGCAGAGGAGCTCGTCTCCATGAACGTCTCGCTGGCG AATGAAGTGTCTCTCCTGAGGAATGAGGTGGCTCATCTCAAACAGCTACTGCTGGCTCACAAGGACTGCCCTGTCACCAATCTACAGAAGAAGATTGCCTACATGG GAGAGGATAGTCCTATGAGAGACATGTCGGAGCCCACCGGCTCCCCAGCCCCTGTCATCCAACACAGCTCCCTGCCCAGCCCCTCTCCTTCCTCGGGCCCCAACGGCATGGGTGCCCGGGCGGCTGCCGAGGCCATGGCCATGTCCGTACTGGCTGGGATGGGTCAACaccagcagaggagaggagaaagggatggagggagagacgggaGGGATGGTCCCTCCTCCCACGTCATCATGGCCACACAGTCGCACCACTCTGCCAGATGA